From Pantoea sp. Ep11b, the proteins below share one genomic window:
- the solA gene encoding N-methyl-L-tryptophan oxidase, whose amino-acid sequence MIYDLIVVGSGSVGAAAGYYATQAGLSVLMIDSAHPPHQQGTHHGESRLIRHAYGEGERYVPLVLRAQTLWDELEQQAGERIMHRSGVLNLAPQASPFIRNVIDSATRWQLNIQVMQPDEVRKRWPQINVPEGYLGVFEPQSGFLKCEQAVRSWIQLAEQAGCAQLFNCPVSALGRDGDLQQVTTLDGVYRGRKMLVSAGTWVGKLVPDLPVAPTRKVFAWYQADGRYSENNQFPGFTVEMRDGSQFYGFPADNNALKVGRHDGGQRMQQPEDRRPFGTVASDGSEAFSFLRQFLPGVGVCLHGEACSYDFSPDEDFIIDTLPGEPDRLVITGLSGHGFKFASVLGELAAEFAQGKPFSFDLTPFRLSRF is encoded by the coding sequence ATGATTTATGATCTTATTGTCGTTGGCAGCGGCTCGGTGGGCGCGGCGGCAGGCTACTATGCCACCCAGGCGGGTTTATCGGTGCTGATGATCGACAGTGCCCACCCTCCCCATCAGCAGGGCACTCATCATGGCGAGAGCCGCCTGATTCGTCACGCTTATGGCGAAGGCGAACGCTATGTTCCGCTGGTGCTGCGGGCGCAGACGCTGTGGGATGAGCTGGAGCAGCAGGCTGGTGAACGCATCATGCATCGCAGTGGCGTGCTAAACCTGGCCCCGCAGGCGTCGCCGTTTATCCGCAACGTCATCGACAGCGCCACCCGCTGGCAGCTCAATATTCAGGTGATGCAGCCCGATGAGGTGCGCAAACGCTGGCCGCAGATTAACGTGCCGGAGGGTTATCTGGGCGTATTCGAACCGCAGTCCGGTTTTCTGAAATGCGAACAGGCGGTTCGCAGCTGGATCCAGCTGGCCGAACAGGCAGGCTGTGCGCAGCTGTTCAACTGCCCGGTTTCCGCGCTGGGCCGCGATGGCGACCTGCAGCAGGTGACTACGCTGGATGGTGTCTACCGGGGGCGTAAAATGCTGGTCAGCGCGGGCACCTGGGTCGGAAAACTGGTCCCGGATCTGCCGGTCGCCCCGACCCGCAAAGTATTTGCCTGGTATCAGGCCGATGGCCGCTACAGTGAAAATAACCAGTTCCCCGGTTTTACCGTGGAGATGCGCGACGGCAGCCAGTTCTACGGTTTCCCGGCAGATAACAACGCCCTGAAAGTGGGCCGTCATGATGGCGGCCAGCGGATGCAGCAGCCAGAGGATCGCAGACCCTTTGGCACTGTCGCCTCCGATGGCAGCGAAGCCTTTAGCTTCCTGCGTCAGTTTTTGCCGGGAGTGGGCGTCTGTCTGCACGGTGAAGCGTGCAGCTATGACTTCAGTCCGGATGAAGATTTTATTATTGATACCCTGCCGGGGGAACCCGATCGGCTGGTGATTACCGGTCTCAGCGGACACGGGTTTAAATTTGCCAGCGTCTTAGGCGAGCTGGCGGCGGAATTTGCTCAGGGAAAACCCTTCTCCTTTGATTTAACGCCCTTCCGACTTTCCCGCTTCTGA
- the bssS gene encoding biofilm formation regulator BssS, with translation MDRKDVIQTHPLVGWDISTVDSYDAMMIRLHSLSSQDQKEEEADVGPTYWLTTDVARQFISILEAGIAKIESAEQIERLLSKH, from the coding sequence ATGGACAGAAAAGATGTGATTCAGACTCACCCGCTGGTGGGCTGGGATATCAGTACCGTTGACAGTTATGACGCCATGATGATCCGCCTGCACTCGTTGTCGTCGCAGGATCAAAAAGAAGAAGAAGCGGATGTTGGCCCTACCTACTGGCTGACAACGGATGTGGCAAGGCAGTTTATCTCGATCCTCGAAGCGGGGATTGCCAAGATAGAATCAGCCGAACAGATAGAGCGACTCCTCAGTAAGCATTAA
- the dinI gene encoding DNA damage-inducible protein I: MRVEITVSNTRPLPAGAIEALSDELSRRIDEQFPDSTNHVKVRYASTNNLSVLGGGKETRDQISEILQQTWESADDWFITD, encoded by the coding sequence ATGCGCGTTGAAATTACCGTATCAAATACCCGACCTCTTCCTGCTGGCGCAATCGAAGCATTAAGCGACGAGCTGTCGCGCCGCATCGATGAACAGTTCCCTGACTCGACCAACCACGTCAAGGTGCGTTACGCCAGTACCAACAATCTCAGCGTGCTGGGCGGTGGAAAAGAGACGCGCGACCAGATCAGCGAGATCCTGCAGCAGACGTGGGAAAGCGCTGACGACTGGTTCATTACTGATTAA
- the pyrC gene encoding dihydroorotase, which produces MTAHPQQLTLRRPDDWHIHLRDDEMLKTVLPYTSAVNGRAIVMPNLVPPVTSVAAGEAYRERILAALPDDHKFTPLMTCYLTDSLDPDELERGFTAGLFTAAKLYPAHATTNSSHGVTDIASIARVLERMQTLGMPLLVHGEVTAAHVDIFDREARFIETVMEPLRRQFPALKVVMEHITTQDAADYVAAADENLGATITPQHLMFNRNHMLVGGIRPHLYCLPILKRNVHQEALRKVVASGHPRFFLGTDTAPHLRHLKESSCGCAGVFNAPTSLPAYATVFEELGALEHFEAFCSENGPRFYGLPLNEGTITLVRETWQVPDTIALGSHSLVPFLAGETLNWRIA; this is translated from the coding sequence ATGACAGCACACCCTCAGCAACTTACCCTGCGTCGCCCTGACGACTGGCATATTCATCTGCGCGACGATGAGATGCTCAAAACGGTCCTGCCCTATACCAGCGCGGTAAATGGTCGTGCCATTGTGATGCCAAACCTGGTGCCGCCTGTGACCAGCGTTGCGGCGGGGGAAGCCTATCGCGAGCGTATTCTGGCGGCACTGCCCGACGATCATAAGTTTACCCCGCTGATGACCTGCTATCTGACCGACTCCCTCGACCCGGATGAGCTTGAGCGCGGTTTCACCGCCGGTCTGTTCACTGCCGCCAAACTCTATCCGGCCCACGCGACCACCAACTCCAGCCACGGCGTGACCGACATCGCCTCGATTGCGCGGGTGCTGGAGCGGATGCAGACGCTGGGCATGCCGCTGCTGGTGCACGGTGAGGTGACCGCGGCGCATGTCGATATCTTTGATCGTGAAGCGCGCTTTATCGAAACGGTGATGGAGCCGCTGCGCCGCCAGTTCCCGGCGCTGAAAGTGGTAATGGAGCATATTACTACCCAGGATGCCGCGGACTACGTTGCCGCTGCCGATGAGAACCTGGGGGCGACCATTACCCCGCAGCATCTGATGTTTAACCGTAACCACATGCTGGTGGGCGGCATCCGTCCGCATCTCTACTGCCTGCCGATCCTCAAGCGCAACGTGCATCAGGAGGCGCTGCGCAAGGTGGTGGCGAGCGGCCATCCACGCTTCTTCCTGGGCACCGACACCGCGCCGCATCTGCGCCATCTCAAAGAGTCCAGCTGCGGCTGTGCCGGGGTATTTAATGCGCCGACGTCACTGCCCGCCTACGCCACCGTATTTGAAGAGCTGGGGGCGCTGGAGCACTTTGAGGCGTTCTGTTCGGAGAATGGCCCGCGTTTTTATGGCCTGCCGCTGAATGAAGGCACAATTACGCTGGTGCGTGAAACCTGGCAGGTGCCGGACACCATCGCTCTGGGCAGCCACTCACTGGTGCCGTTCCTGGCCGGTGAGACGCTGAACTGGCGCATCGCATAA
- a CDS encoding lipoprotein — translation MKKAFFVLTALLFALLLSGCNKLMQYTISEQEVNQALQKHNNYEKDIGVSGLVNAHIVLNNLSSQIGREEPGKVTLSGSAKINVTSLFGPQQADMQLKMRAQPVYDPQQGAIYLRDLEITDAQVAPEKMAAIMKTLTPYLNQSLKSYFDQKPAYVLSADRSKGESLAKRFAKGLEVKPGELVIPFTQ, via the coding sequence ATGAAAAAGGCTTTTTTCGTGCTGACCGCCCTGCTGTTCGCCCTGCTGCTGAGCGGCTGTAATAAGCTGATGCAATACACCATCAGCGAGCAGGAAGTTAACCAGGCGCTGCAGAAGCATAACAACTATGAGAAAGATATTGGCGTTTCCGGACTGGTTAACGCGCACATCGTGCTGAACAATCTCAGCAGTCAGATTGGTCGCGAAGAGCCGGGCAAAGTGACCCTCTCCGGCAGTGCCAAAATCAACGTCACCTCGCTGTTCGGGCCACAGCAGGCCGATATGCAGCTGAAGATGCGGGCTCAGCCGGTCTACGATCCGCAACAGGGTGCCATCTATCTGCGCGATCTGGAGATTACCGATGCGCAGGTGGCACCGGAAAAAATGGCCGCGATCATGAAGACGCTGACCCCCTACCTCAATCAGTCGCTGAAGAGCTATTTTGATCAGAAGCCCGCCTACGTTCTCAGCGCCGACCGCAGCAAAGGCGAGTCGCTGGCGAAGCGGTTCGCGAAAGGGCTGGAAGTGAAGCCTGGCGAGCTGGTGATCCCTTTTACGCAGTAA
- the grxB gene encoding glutaredoxin 2, producing the protein MKLYIYDHCPFCVKARMIFGLKNVPVELVVMLNDDEETPVRLVGKKMVPILQKQDGSAMPESMEIVHYVDQQDHAPLITGALNPAIADWLRHMNSYVNKLLLPRIAEAAFAEFATPEARNYFRTKKQVSIGDFAALKSHSAGLIKNVSDDLRKLDRLIVQPNAVNGELSEDDFSLFPLLRSLTLVAGIDWPARVADYRDNMAKQTQVNLLSSIAH; encoded by the coding sequence ATGAAGCTCTATATCTATGACCACTGCCCTTTCTGCGTGAAAGCGCGCATGATTTTTGGTCTGAAAAATGTGCCGGTTGAGCTGGTGGTGATGCTCAACGATGATGAAGAGACGCCAGTCCGTCTGGTTGGCAAAAAAATGGTGCCAATTCTGCAGAAGCAGGATGGCAGCGCCATGCCGGAGAGCATGGAGATTGTCCACTACGTGGATCAACAGGATCACGCGCCGCTGATCACCGGCGCGCTGAATCCGGCCATCGCCGACTGGCTGCGTCACATGAACAGCTATGTGAACAAGCTGCTACTGCCACGCATTGCAGAGGCGGCGTTTGCCGAGTTTGCTACGCCAGAGGCGCGCAACTATTTCCGCACGAAAAAGCAGGTGAGCATAGGCGACTTTGCCGCACTGAAGAGCCATTCGGCCGGATTGATCAAAAATGTCAGCGATGACCTGCGCAAGCTCGACAGGCTTATCGTCCAGCCCAATGCGGTCAACGGCGAGCTATCGGAAGACGATTTTAGCCTCTTCCCCCTGCTGCGCTCGCTGACGCTGGTAGCCGGTATCGACTGGCCCGCCCGGGTCGCCGACTATCGCGATAACATGGCAAAACAGACCCAGGTCAATCTGCTCTCCTCCATCGCCCACTGA